The Salvia splendens isolate huo1 chromosome 21, SspV2, whole genome shotgun sequence genome includes a window with the following:
- the LOC121785051 gene encoding ADP-ribosylation factor GTPase-activating protein AGD5-like: MNEKAGVSKELNAKHRKILEGLLKLPENRECADCKCKGPRWASVNLGIFICMQCSGIHRSLGVHISKVRSATLDTWLPEQVAFIHSMGNEKANSYWEAELPPNYDRVGIENFIRAKYEEKRWVPKDGNPKSPPRKTEEKVSVQWQRPSDRSGNGRSSSSGNSSERKNVPAPSTRQNIPAARMSVPVPPKAAEQVAPVPATVTEQVVQKVETAPPAEPSKQIEEKISSPKVDYATDLFNMLSMDGSGENTNGASGDDNMWAGFQSADSSSTEKTIPAKLDESKSQAASKMEDLFKDSPSIAPSSTPVNSQKNVKNDIMSLFEKTNIVSPFAAHQQQLAMLAQQQSLLMAAASNASGAMRKASNNTDIGLNSTNLPNQSWPNVGYQFPGMIMTEAQKAEVVKYMQMGNMGPPQPIGNSFALPTSSSYAAHVNGSMPVAGQQNSSSLSSGSSQSGKEYDFSSLTQGFFTKH, encoded by the exons ATGAATGAGAAGGCCGGCGTTTCCAAGGAGCTTAATGCCAAGCATAGGAAG ATTTTGGAAGGACTTCTTAAGTTACCCGAAAATAGGGAGTGTGCTGATTGCAAATGCAA AGGTCCTCGATGGGCTAGTGTGAACTTAGGCATATTTATATGCATGCAATGCTCTGGAATCCACAGAAGTCTTGGGGTCCACATATCAAAG GTGAGATCGGCTACACTTGACACATGGCTTCCTGAACAAGTTGCATTTATCCACT CCATGGGAAATGAAAAGGCAAACAGTTACTGGGAGGCAGAGCTTCCCCCGAATTACGATAGGGTTGGGATTGAGAATTTCATCCGTGCAAA GTATGAAGAGAAGAGATGGGTACCCAAGGATGGGAATCCAAAGTCACCTCCTAGGAAAACTGAAGAAAAAGTTTCTGTACAGTGGCAACGACCTAGTGATAGAAGTGGGAACGGACGTTCCAGCAGTTCCGGGAATTCTTCTGAGAGGAAGAATGTTCCAGCACCTAGTACAAGACAAAACATTCCTGCTGCCAGGATGAGTGTGCCTGTGCCTCCTAAAGCTGCAGAACAA GTAGCTCCAGTTCCAGCTACAGTTACTGAGCAAGTGGTTCAGAAAGTAGAGACGGCTCCACCTGCTGAACCTTCAAAGCAGATAGAAGAGAAAATCTCTTCTCCCAAAGTTGATTATGCAACTGATCTTTTCAACATGCTTTCTATGGATGGTTCTGGTGAAAATACTAATGGAGCTTCAGGGGATGATAATATGTGGGCAGGATTTCAAT CTGCTGATTCATCTTCAACAGAAAAGACCATTCCAGCAAAACTTGATGAAAGCAAATCGCAGGCAGCTTCTAAAATGGAAGACCTTTTCAAGGATTCACCATCAATTGCACCTAGTTCAACGCCAGTGAATTCccaaaaaaatgttaaaaatgatattatgtcTCTTTTTGAGAAG ACCAATATTGTTTCTCCATTCGCTGCTCACCAACAACAACTTGCTATGCTAGCTCAACAACAGTCGCTGTTAATGGCTGCTGCATCTAATGCATCTGGGGCAATGCGAAAAGCTTCTAACAACACGGATATAGGGCTTAATAGCACCAACTTGCCCAACCAAAGTTGGCCAAATGTTGGTTACCAGTTCCCTGGAATGATTATGACAGAAGCTCAAAAAGCTGAAGTAGTGAAGTATATGCAG ATGGGAAACATGGGACCACCTCAACCAATTGGAAATTCTTTTGCTCTCCCAACGTCTAG CTCATATGCAGCTCATGTTAATGGCAGTATGCCCGTAGCTGGCCAACAGAATTCATCCTCACTTTCTTCAGGTTCTTCACAATCAGGAAAAGAGTACGATTTTTCCTCTTTGACGCAAGGGTTCTTCACAAAACATTGA